A single Vigna radiata var. radiata cultivar VC1973A chromosome 8, Vradiata_ver6, whole genome shotgun sequence DNA region contains:
- the LOC106769818 gene encoding probable beta-D-xylosidase 2 has product MMFPYIYIYTYKHCSTPPITSQATTPFTFAFPIMASIFSPLTTIFFFFIVLWGGEARDPFACDPKNAATRGLPFCKTSLTIAERVKDLIGRLTVEEKVSLLVNNAAAVSRLGIKGYEWWSEALHGVSNVGPGTKFGGQFPAATSFPQVITTAASFNASLWEAIGQVASDEARAMYNGGTGGLTYWSPNVNIFRDPRWGRGQETPGEDPLVAGKYAASYVRGLQGSDGNRLKVAACCKHFTAYDLDNWNGVDRFHFNAEVSKQDMEETFNVPFRMCVKEGNVASVMCSYNKVNGVPTCADPVLLNTTVRGLWGLNGYIVSDCDSVGVFYNTQHYTSTPEEAAADAIKAGLDLDCGPFLAQHTNNAVKKGLLSEADVNGALANTLTVQMRLGMYDGEPSGHPYGNLGPRDVCSPSHQHLALEAATQGIVLLKNKGPSLPLSTRTYRTLAVIGPNSNATVTMIGNYAGIACGYTSPLQGIGKYAKTIIHEMGCANVACRDNKQFGRAINAAQQADATVLVMGLDQSIEAETVDRAGLLLPGHQQDLVSKVASASKGPTILVIMSGGPVDISFAKNDPRIEGILWAGYPGQAGGAAIADILFGRSNPGGKLPMTWYPEGYVEKLAMTNMAMRSRKSKGYPGRTYRFYSGPVVYPFGYGLSYTNFVETLASAPKVVSIPVDGHRHKNTSNIANKAIKVTHARCAKLSVTLHVDVKNVGSRYGTHTLLVFSAPPPSNAHWAPHKQLVGFHKVHLPPMAQQRLRINIHVCKLLSLVDTSGIRRIPMGSHTLHISHLKHSLTLHPLTL; this is encoded by the exons ATGATGTTCccttacatatatatatatacatataaacatTGTTCCACCCCTCCCATAACTTCTCAAGCCACCACGCCTTTCACTTTCGCTTTCCCTATAATGGCTTCAATCTTTTCACCTCTCACcactatcttcttcttcttcatagtGCTCTGGGGTGGTGAGGCTCGTGACCCTTTTGCGTGTGACCCAAAGAACGCCGCCACAAGGGGCTTACCCTTTTGCAAGACGTCGCTGACTATAGCAGAAAGGGTGAAGGACCTGATTGGAAGGTTGACAGTGGAAGAAAAAGTGAGCTTGCTGGTGAACAATGCGGCGGCAGTTTCTCGGCTTGGAATCAAAGGCTATGAGTGGTGGTCGGAGGCACTGCATGGGGTCTCAAATGTGGGCCCCGGAACCAAGTTTGGCGGCCAGTTTCCCGCCGCCACCAGCTTCCCTCAAGTCATCACCACCGCTGCTTCTTTCAACGCTTCTTTGTGGGAAGCTATTGGACAG GTGGCCTCCGACGAAGCAAGAGCAATGTACAACGGAGGAACGGGTGGGCTTACGTACTGGAGCCCAAACGTGAATATATTTAGAGACCCAAGGTGGGGCCGGGGACAGGAGACTCCCGGTGAAGACCCATTAGTAGCCGGTAAGTATGCGGCCAGTTACGTGAGGGGATTACAGGGGAGCGACGGTAACCGGTTGAAGGTGGCTGCCTGTTGCAAACACTTTACGGCTTATGACCTTGATAATTGGAACGGTGTAGATCGATTTCACTTCAATGCAGAGGTTAGCAAGCAGGATATGGAGGAGACGTTCAACGTGCCATTCAGGATGTGCGTTAAGGAAGGAAACGTGGCGAGTGTGATGTGTTCTTACAATAAGGTTAACGGTGTTCCCACCTGTGCCGACCCCGTTCTCCTAAACACTACCGTAAGAGGCCTCTGGGGTCTTAATGG CTACATCGTATCAGACTGTGACTCTGTCGGGGTCTTCTACAATACCCAACATTACACGTCAACGCCGGAAGAAGCTGCTGCCGATGCCATTAAAGCAGGTTTGGATTTGGATTGTGGGCCTTTTCTAGCTCAGCACACCAACAATGCCGTCAAAAAAGGCCTGTTAAGTGAAGCTGATGTTAATGGGGCCTTGGCGAACACATTGACGGTCCAAATGAGGTTAGGGATGTACGATGGTGAGCCCTCAGGTCATCCGTATGGGAATCTTGGCCCAAGAGATGTGTGCAGCCCAAGTCACCAACACCTAGCCCTTGAAGCCGCCACACAAGGAATCGTGCTACTTAAAAACAAAGGCCCTTCTTTGCCTCTCTCCACAAGGACTTATCGCACCCTGGCTGTTATTGGGCCCAATTCTAATGCCACTGTCACAATGATTGGAAACTATGCAG GTATTGCTTGCGGATACACCAGCCCTTTGCAGGGAATAGGGAAATATGCCAAGACTATTATTCACGAGATGGGTTGTGCAAATGTGGCCTGCAGAGACAACAAGCAATTCGGGAGAGCTATAAATGCAGCCCAACAAGCGGATGCAACTGTGCTGGTGATGGGCCTGGATCAGTCCATCGAGGCTGAAACTGTGGACAGGGCTGGCCTGCTTCTTCCCGGTCACCAACAAGACCTTGTGTCAAAAGTTGCATCTGCCTCCAAGGGCCCAACGATTTTGGTGATAATGTCTGGCGGGCCTGTGGATATAAGTTTCGCAAAGAATGACCCTAGAATTGAAGGAATTTTGTGGGCCGGTTATCCTGGTCAAGCTGGTGGTGCTGCCATTGCAGATATCTTGTTTGGAAGATCTAACCCtg gAGGGAAGTTACCGATGACATGGTACCCAGAAGGGTACGTTGAAAAGTTGGCAATGACAAATATGGCAATGCGATCAAGGAAATCGAAAGGGTACCCTGGAAGAACGTACAGATTTTACAGTGGGCCGGTGGTGTATCCATTTGGTTACGGATTGTCTTACACGAATTTTGTTGAAACATTGGCAAGTGCACCCAAAGTGGTATCAATTCCCGTGGATGGGCACCGCCACAAGAATACCTCCAACATTGCTAACAAGGCAATTAAAGTCACACATGCACGATGTGCCAAGCTTTCTGTTACCCTTCACGTGGACGTTAAAAATGTTGGCTCCAGATATGGCACTCACACGTTGTTAGTTTTCTCCGCACCACCTCCTTCTAATGCCCACTGGGCTCCACATAAGCAACTTGTGGGCTTCCACAAAGTCCATCTTCCCCCCATGGCCCAACAACGACTTCGGATCAACATTCACGTTTGCAAGCTCCTCAGCCTCGTTGACACCTCCGGTATTAGAAGAATTCCAATGGGCTCTCACACTCTTCACATCTCTCATCTTAAACACTCTCTCACTCTTCACCCACTAACTCTTTGA